A DNA window from Trichosurus vulpecula isolate mTriVul1 chromosome 2, mTriVul1.pri, whole genome shotgun sequence contains the following coding sequences:
- the LOC118839516 gene encoding zinc finger protein 665-like → MQVPAQLAEDQSLFLGERPRRMAPGSQRPSSQDLVTFKDVVVDFSEEEWRLLDHSQKELYKKIMLENIQNLLSLDLETSFEVNEVTSNLGIFLAKHDLQRFVSDVPWDFKLRGIHDCDIKLNKNPKSDCELDENGKILRQPSMQNHCRKLTSGNDCVQDSEYSKCFTEEVELFQSHEKPPEVPVYPGSQCKMAWNWSSDLMRSQKSDTGEMLSVSSKGGKTLSQNSKLVTHQQIPIRKEPVEYSECEATSSHHSCLPYHPRFHAGMKRHARPQCKKAFGCNLHLDRSCKFHTGEKFYECHECEKAACYRSLLIGHQRIHTGEKLFVCNQCGKAFTQSSRLFAHQRTHTGEKPFECNQCGKTFTEKGSLAIHQRIHTGEKPYECNQCGKTFRTRSQVAGHQRIHTGEKPYECNQCGKAFIDRGSLAIHQRIHTGEKPYECNQCGKAFTQRSHLVGHQRIHTGEKPYECNQCGKTFRTRSQLAGHQKIHTGEKSYECNHCGKVFTQRSHLVEHQRLHTGDKPYECNQCGKTFRTRSQLAGHQRIHTGEKFYECNHCGKVFTQRSHLVGHQRIHTGEKPYECNQCGKAFTHRSHLAAHQRIHTREKLYECHQCGKAFTQSSRLAAHQRTHTGENPYECNQCGKTFTERGSLAIHQRIHTGEKPYECNQCGKTFRTRSQVAGHQKIHTGEKSFECNHCGKAFIDKGSLAGHQRIHTGEKPYKCNQCGKSFTQRSHLVGHQRIHTGEKPYECNQCEKTFRTRSQLAAHQRIHTGEKPYECNQCGKTFINRCNLATHQRIHTGEKPYKCSQCGKAFTKRGSLAIHQRIHTGEKSYECNQCGKLFTQSSYLVGHQRIHTGEKPYGCNQCGKAFTDRGSLAVHKRIHTGVKPYECNRCGKAFTQRSHLVAHQRIHTGEKPYECNQCGKAFTGRGRLAGHQRIHTGEKPYVCNQCGKAFTERGHLAIHQRIHTGEKPYECNQCGKAFIDKGRLAGHQRIHTGEKPYECNQCGKAFTQRSHLVRHQKIHIGEKSF, encoded by the coding sequence ATTTAGAAACCAGTTTCGAAGTAAATGAGGTCACTAGCAATCTTGGAATTTTTCTGGCAAAACATGACCTGCAAAGATTTGTGAGTGATGTTCCCTGGGACTTCAAGTTGAGAGGAATCCATGACTGTGATATCAAGTTAAATAAAAATCCAAAGAGTGACTGTGAAttggatgaaaatggaaagatacTCAGACAGCCTTCCATGCAAAATCACTGTAGGAAACTGACCTCAGGGAATGACTGTGTTCAGGATAGTgaatatagtaaatgctttaCTGAAGAGGTAGAGCTTTTTCAGTCCCATGAGAAGCCTCCTGAAGTGCCAGTGTATCCAGGTAGTCAATGCAAAATGGCCTGGAACTGGAGTTCAGACCTCATGAGAAGTCAGAAAAGTGATACTGGAGAAATGCTTTCTGTAAGTAGTAAAGGTGGGAAGACCTTGAGTCAGAACTCTAAGCTCGTTACTCATCAGCAAATTCCCATTAGAAAGGAGCCTGTTGAATATAGTGAATGTGAAGCAACTTCATCCCATCACTCATGTCTTCCTTACCATCCTAGATTTCACGCTGGAATGAAAAGACATGCACGTCCTCAGTGTAAGAAGGCCTTTGGTTGCAACTTACATCTTGATAGATCGTGTAAGTTTCATACTGGGGAGAAGTTTTATGAGTGTCATGAATGTGAGAAGGCTGCCTGCTACAGATCTCTCCTTATTGGCCATCAGaggatccacactggagagaaactatttgtatgtaatcagtgtggaaaggctttcacacagagctcCAGGCTTTTTGCACATCAGAGaacccacactggagagaagccttttgaatgtaatcagtgtggaaaaacGTTTACAGAAAAGGGCAGTCTTGctatacatcagagaattcacactggagagaagccttatgaatgtaatcaatgtggaaagaccttCAGAACGAGATCCCAGGTTGCtggacatcagagaatccacactggagagaagccttatgaatgtaatcaatgtggaaaggcttttatagACAGGGGCAGTCTTGctatacatcagagaattcacactggggagaagccttatgaatgtaatcaatgtggaaaggctttcacgcAGAGGAGCCATCTTGTtggacatcagagaatccacactggagagaagccttatgaatgtaatcaatgtgggaaGACTTTCAGAACGAGATCCCAGCTTGCTggacatcagaaaatccacaccggagaaaaatcttatgaatgtaatcattgTGGAAAGGTGTTCACACAGAGGAGCCATCTTGTTGAACATCAAAGACTCCACACTGGAGataaaccttatgaatgtaatcaatgtgggaaGACTTTCAGAACGAGATCCCAGCTTGCtggacatcagagaatccacaccgGAGAGAAATTTTATGAATGCAATCATTGTGGAAAGGTGTTCACACAGAGGAGCCATCTTGTtggacatcagagaatccacaccgGAGAGAAgccatatgaatgtaatcaatgtggaaaggctttcacacataGGAGCCaccttgctgcacatcagagaatccacaccaGAGAGAAGCTTTATGAATgtcatcaatgtggaaaggctttcacacagagctcCAGGCTTGCTGCACATCAAAGAACCCACACTGGAGAGAatccttatgaatgtaatcaatgtggaaagacttttacggAAAGGGGCAGTCTTGctatacatcagagaatccacactggagagaagccttatgaatgtaatcaatgtggaaagaccttCAGAACGAGATCCCAGGTTGCTggacatcagaaaatccacactggagagaaatcttTTGAATGTAATCATTGTGGAAAGGCCTTTATAGACAAGGGCAGTCTTGCtggacatcagagaatccacactggagagaagccttataaatgtaatcaatgtgggaaGTCTTTCACACAGAGGAGCCATCTTGTtggacatcagagaatccacactggagagaagccttatgaatgtaatcagtgtgagAAGACTTTCAGAACGAGATCCCagcttgctgcacatcagagaatacatactggagagaagccttatgaatgtaatcaatgtggaaagactttcataaaCAGGTGTAATCTTGctacacatcagagaatccacactggagagaagccttataaatgtagtcaatgtggaaaggcttttacaaaAAGGGGCAGTCTTGCcatacatcagagaatccacactggagagaaatcttATGAATGCAATCAATGTGGAAAGCTTTTCACACAGAGCAGCTATCTTGTtggacatcagagaatccacactggagagaagccttatggatgtaatcaatgtggaaaggcttttacagaCAGGGGCAGTCTTGCTGTACATAAGAGAATACACACTGGAgtgaagccttatgaatgtaatcgtTGTGGGAAGGCATTCACACAGAGGAGCCATCTtgttgcacatcagagaatccacactggagagaagccttatgaatgtaatcaatgtggaaaggcttttacaggCAGGGGCAGACTTGCtggacatcagagaatccacactggagagaagccttatgtatgtaatcagtgtggaaaggcttttacagaAAGGGGCCATCTTGctatacatcagagaatccacactggagagaagccttatgaatgtaatcaatgtggaaaggcttttatagACAAGGGCAGGCTTGCtggacatcagagaatccacactggagagaagccttatgaatgtaatcaatgtggaaaagctttcacgCAGAGGAGCCATCTTGTtagacatcagaaaatccacattGGAGAGAAATCTTTttaa